The DNA segment TCCCGGACCGGGTCGCCTTTTCAGGTCAACCTGTGGGTTCCGCAGCCTGGTGAGAAGGATGTCATCGATCTCGAGCCACATATCGAGCGGTTGGCTCCTCTGTATGCCCGGCTGGGGGTCGAATGGTCCGGCGAAACTGCCGAGGCCCCGGACTTCGAGGAGCAGCTCGAAGCGCTTCTCGATGCCGCACCTCCGGTTCTCAGTTTTGTTATGGGACTTCCGCCGCAGTGGGCTATTGACCGCGCCAAGAAAGAAGGCATGCTGCTGGTCGGCACTGCCACGACTGTCGCTGAAGCGCGGGCCGTTGAAGCTGCGGGCCTGGATGCCGTCGTGGCATCGGGTAGTGATGCCGGCGGCCACCGGGGAGCGTTCCTTCGCCCGGTCCAGGAATCACTGGTGGGCACGTTCTCACTCGTACCCCAGGTGGTGGATGCTGTCCGCATACCGGTGATTGCTGCCGGCGGGATCACGGATCGACGGGGTGTTCTTGCGGCCCAGGCGCTGGGGGCGGAGGGTGTGCAGATCGGCACCGGGTTCCTTGCCACAACAGAGTCCGGCGCCAGTGATGTGCACCGGGAGAAGCTGGCCAGCCCGGATGCGGAGACGACGGTCCTGACTCGTCTGTTCTCCGGGCGGCACGCCCGGGGCATTGTTAATGCCCTCATTCGGGAGCTCGGCCCGGAGGAGAACGCAGTGCCTCATTACCCGGTGCAGAACGCCCTGATGCAGCCACTGCGACAGGCAGCAGCCCGGCTCGGCAACAGCGATTACCTCAACCTGTGGGCCGGCCAGGCAGCGCCGCTTTCGCGCGCTCAATCGGCCGCGCAGTACTTCGACTCCCTTCTGTAGGTGCGGTTGGGGACGCCCACCGGGCGTCTCCAACCGGCTCCGCTGTGGAGGGTGCGCGCTCCGGTATCCCGTGGGCAACGAGGCCGGAGGCATCGACCCCGGCAAGCTTGTTGTCGACAACTACGGCGCCCTTTGTGATCCTTGAAGGTTGTCTCGGAAAACAAAGGCGATCTCAACCGGTCAATGCACCACCTGTGATTCCGAGGGTATCGCGGGCTGGTTCGTGGTGGTGATATGGGCTTGGTAGTGGTCGTTGGAGCTGGCCCAATTCAAGACCTGCCGAGGACGATTATTGATGAGATCAACGA comes from the Arthrobacter sp. CAN_C5 genome and includes:
- a CDS encoding nitronate monooxygenase, encoding MNRLTDLLGIIHPIIQGPFGGGISTVELAAAVSNAGGLGAYGAHILPAGEIRGLVESIRSRTGSPFQVNLWVPQPGEKDVIDLEPHIERLAPLYARLGVEWSGETAEAPDFEEQLEALLDAAPPVLSFVMGLPPQWAIDRAKKEGMLLVGTATTVAEARAVEAAGLDAVVASGSDAGGHRGAFLRPVQESLVGTFSLVPQVVDAVRIPVIAAGGITDRRGVLAAQALGAEGVQIGTGFLATTESGASDVHREKLASPDAETTVLTRLFSGRHARGIVNALIRELGPEENAVPHYPVQNALMQPLRQAAARLGNSDYLNLWAGQAAPLSRAQSAAQYFDSLL